A genome region from Bombus pyrosoma isolate SC7728 linkage group LG14, ASM1482585v1, whole genome shotgun sequence includes the following:
- the LOC122574728 gene encoding sodium-independent sulfate anion transporter — MALDAIDKKQWHSKGGQLNKFVKKRIPITAWLPNYNSEKFLNDAIAGITVGLTVMPQGLAYATLAGLEPQYGLYSAFMGAMVYIVFGSCKDITIGPTALMALMTHEYVQGRNADFAVLLAFLCGCLQILMAFLRLGVLIDFISIPVTVGFTSATSVIIVVSQLKGLLGLKISSQGFLDTLTKVLQHIHQISWWDTGMSFSCITILLLFRKMKDIKLCSNNEKPTKYQRILIKMIWLLSTARNAVIVIICSTIAYKLNSTEYGSPFILTGPVRSGLPSFGLPPFSTQVKNETLSFTEMCSELGASIALVPIIGVLGNVAIAKAFANGGKVDATQELITLGICNVLGSCASAMPVTGSFSRSAVNHASGVKTPMGGLYTGILILLALSLLTPYFYFIPKASLSAVIICAVIYMIEYQVVKLIWRSSKKDLIPMFVTFLFCLIIGVEYGILLGVGTNLMFLLYPSARPTIHVDKCKTNSGADYLLVTPGNSLYFPAVDFIKKSVGNAGIKQGSCQVPVVVDCRYILGADFTAAKGIATLINEFNNRKQGLYFYNPRSDVIAVLKGACGEDFQYISTQDELSYLLSTHQEKTSQQLLEITRDKSHEPLMLSSPEIIHRSSRSCHELNEVTTTLLHATAS; from the exons ATGGCTCTCGATGCAATAGACAAAAAACAATGGCATTCAAAAGGCggacaattaaataaatttgttaaaaaacgTATACCTATTACGGCATGGTTACCAAATTATAATTCCGAAAAATTTTTGAACGATGCTATCGCTGGCATTACCGTTGGGCTCACTGTTATGCCACAAGGTCTTGCTTATGCAACTTTAGCCGGCTTGGAACCTcag TATGGCCTTTATTCTGCATTTATGGGAGCTATggtatatatagtatttggTTCATGCAAGGATATCACAATTGGACCCACTGCTCTTATGGCATTGATGACTCACGAATATGTCCAAGGTAGAAATGCGGATTTTGCAGTATTGTTAGCCTTTTTGTGTGGTTGCTTACAAATACTGATGGCTTTCTTACGGCTAG GAGTACTTATAGATTTTATATCAATACCAGTCACAGTTGGTTTTACTTCTGCAACATCTGTTATAATTGTTGTTTCTCAGCTAAAGGGACTTTTGGGATTAAAAATCTCCTCTCAAGGGTTTTTAGATACTTTAACAAAAGTGTTACAACACATTCATCAGATTAGTTGGTGGGATACTGGGATGAGTTTCTCTTGTATTACTATTCTGTTATTATTTAGG aaaatgaaagacaTCAAGTTATGTTCAAATAACGAGAAACCAACTAAATATCAAAGGATactgataaaaatgatatggTTATTATCAACAGCTAGAAATGCTGTCATTGTTATAATCTGTTCTACCATTGcttacaaattaaattctactGAATATGGTTCTCCATTCATCCTTACTGGTCCTGTAAGATCTGGTCTTCCATCTTTTGGATTGCCTCCTTTTTCTACACAAGTAAAAAATGAGACTTTAAGTTTCACTGAAATGTGTTCAGAACTGGGTGCATCTATAGCATTAGTACCTATAATTGGTGTCCTTGGGAATGTAGCAATAGCAAAGGCTTTTGCAAATGGTGGTAAAGTAGATGCAACTCAAGAGCTAATTACTTTAGGAATTTGTAATGTTCTTGGATCTTGCGCAAGTGCAATGCCGGTTACTGGGTCCTTCAGTAGATCTGCAGTGAATCATGCTAGTGGTGTAAAAACACCAATGGGTGGTTTATATActggaatattaatattgctaGCTCTCAGCCTACTTACTCCTTACTTCTACTTTATACCGAAGG CTTCCTTATCTGCAGTTATTATATGTGCAGTAATATATATGATTGAATATCAAGTTGTAAAGCTCATATGGAGAAGTAGCAAAAAAGATCTGATTCCAATGTTTGTTACCTTCTTGTTCTGCTTAATTATTGGTGTCGAGTATGGAATCTTATTAGGTGTGGGGACAAATCTTATGTTCTTATTGTATCCTTCTGCACGCCCTACGATACATGTTGATAAGTGTAAA ACTAACTCTGGGGCTGACTATCTCTTAGTAACACCAGGGAACAGTCTTTATTTTCCAGCTGTAGACTTCATTAAAAAGTCAGTCGGCAATGCTGGTATAAAGCAAGGATCTTGTCAAGTTCCAGTTGTAGTTGACTGCAGATATATCTTAGGAGCTGATTTTACTGCTGCGAAA GGAATAGCAACattgataaatgaatttaacaaTCGAAAACAAGgtctatatttttacaatccACGATCGGATGTTATTGCTGTACTTAAAGGAGCCTGTGGAGAAGATTTCCAATATATTTCTACCCAGGATGAATTGTCGTACTTATTATCGACGCACCAag aaaaaacaTCGCAACAACTGTTGGAAATAACACGAGATAAGTCGCACGAACCATTAATGTTAAGTAGTCCTGAAATCATTCACCGAAGTAGTCGTTCATGCCATGAGCTTAATGAAGTTACAACTACATTGTTACATGCTACAGCTAGTTAA
- the LOC122574725 gene encoding uncharacterized protein LOC122574725 isoform X3, translated as MAPNAEEELLVVKPWGPQPEKERLRPPTYNAEDYAIALRRWGRRPLGSVQDSHGTLPSTTSSSSGYASGSGEMTLRQFTSVSELLNKLRADLRLAFPSFVQEFASPPADGITLLLETLRGVQLAQSSPPSSGHTGPRVGTRRAALDELGCVECLAACTERCTDAPRLLVQAQPGLLALAVCLTSSLNRSRVLALQLLTKVCQTPGGHAVVSEAVSTLRLKYGEGGRFRFLAGALLAPRAAIALRVAGVSFLNAFLKSASRTQTRLYIQAEACEAGLEPQVLQEWLKELDGREEDALNDLLHKEVQKWSHNCVDVDALQRRVVRAEETCRILSKKVSALQTQLQQMQLEKLNNYNLEDREKMTVLGTKQSPKMSSNAEDEGISSSERSSSPENTKHQSRTNHQKVSASPDNDQETTIDDVIEELRIIVKDAEQEIGDKNHEQNRIDHADQDFYNENSSKTKLHRTNSKASLNNSETYVYEKVLKRDHQTDTKILKSNTGSNVSQSVIKGEQVTYFGNDRDYSTDSSGGRRLNGETRRVSKSSVEGSVKIVVKGPDVEEAIVPTILHPQPPRKSPPCLSAIMAVRHCDFIDQEEAFNSHDEDIEDETLGDGSDSLLSASRLKYNGKNQAYEEQIKNTEVDHFQKQCNRKETENTSDRKMKKSFDDLRCFSENEIKEKKTIRNYETSCNTKNKTTNETKSSNRQTDGISHRHSSKYRSEVEKRKLLRRSASHDYLESSASSPRSKRSSKSRVENHIRKFESLNSFDDHRSLQSYGRPGSSENLSKQEQFFGEGNSRSRMRRSESFHHVSHIARKDQCSSQGGSDSGLFYVTDFNLEPLVTRRPRSIEAPKSPNLLTKSLDRIDEGLDSMIDIVIMEEKTQWSSSKYQSKTKKCREERALVRSKSSRLEDSKSCFELTSKGRKEESKSKHLKSDEFYSGHMSNKQLRSDELYEEQRNREWNELNSSRKNELDLDCTPMILMKNGVRHNSFCQNENIGNRFLNKSMDSGIFAGRTYDTFGLGKNRFNAGKYSGNQQMKESPIGRRNTTSSAGGNRGKVTDVVSGLY; from the exons CTTCGTTCAGGAATTCGCTTCACCGCCAGCTGATGGGATAACTTTGTTACTTGAGACACTTCGCGGTGTTCAGTTGGCCCAAAGCTCACCACCGTCTTCCGGTCACACGGGTCCAAGAGTGGGTACCAGAAGAGCTGCACTGGACGAGTTGGGTTGCGTCGAATGTCTGGCTGCCTGCACCGAACGATGCACCGACGCACCGAGGCTCCTAGTGCAAGCCCAACCCGGTCTTCTTGCTCTGGCAGTTTGTCTGACTAGTAGCTTGAACCGGTCCCGAGTCCTAGCTCTCCAG TTACTGACAAAGGTCTGCCAGACACCGGGTGGTCACGCAGTGGTCTCGGAAGCTGTATCTACTCTTAGGCTGAAATATGGCGAGGGTGGAAGATTCCGTTTCCTCGCTGGAGCTCTCCTGGCTCCCAGAGCAGCGATTGCACTGAGAGTCGCAGGAGTTTCATTCCTGAACGCCTTCCTAAAATCTGCATCGCGGACGCAAACCCGATTGTACATTCag GCTGAAGCCTGCGAAGCTGGACTGGAGCCGCAGGTCCTTCAAGAATGGCTGAAAGAATTGGACGGCAGGGAGGAGGACGCTTTGAACGATCTTCTACATAAGGAAGTTCAGAAATGGTCGCACAACTGCGTGGACGTGGACGCCCTACAGCGACGAGTTGTACGTGCCGAGGAAACTTGTAGGATTCTCAGTAAAAAAGTTTCGGCTCTGCAGACGCAACTTCAGCAAATGCAATTGGAGAAGTTGAACAATTACAACCTGGAGGATCGTGAGAAGATGACAGTGCTTGGTACGAAACAGTCGCCGAAAATGTCCTCGAACGCCGAGGACGAAGGCATCAGCTCGTCAGAGAGATCGAGTAGTCCAGAGAATACGAAGCACCAGTCGCGAACCAATCATCAGAAAGTCAGCGCGTCTCCGGACAACGATCAGGAAACGACGATAGACGACGTGATCGAGGAACTGAGGATTATCGTGAAGGACGCGGAGCAAGAGATCGGTGACAAGAACCACGAACAGAATCGGATAGATCATGCGGATCAGGACTTTTATAACGAGAATTCTTCCAAGACGAAGTTACATAGAACTAATTCGAAGGCTTCGTTAAATAATTCCGAAACGTACGTTTACGAAAAAGTCTTGAAGAGAGATCATCAAACGGACACGAAGATTTTGAAGTCTAACACCGGTTCTAACGTGTCCCAAAGCGTGATCAAAGGTGAACAGGTGACTTACTTTGGTAATGATCGGGATTACAGTACAGATTCCAGTGGTGGCAGGAGATTGAACGGTGAAACACGCAGAGTTTCGAAATCTTCCGTGGAAGGAAGCGTAAAGATCGTTGTAAAGGGACCTGACGTGGAAGAAGCGATCGTTCCTACTATTCTACATCCCCAACCGCCTAGAAAATCACCGCCTTGTTTGTCGGCCATCATGGCAGTGAGGCACTGTGACTTTATCGACCAGGAAGAGGCGTTCAATTCTCACGATGAAGATATCGAAGACGAAACACTGGGTGATGGTAGCGATTCCCTTCTCAGTGCTTCTCGGCTGAAATATAATGGCAAGAATCAAGCGTACGAGGAACAAATCAAAAACACCGAGGTCGATCATTTCCAAAAGCAGTGCAACCGGaaggaaacagaaaatacCAGTGATCGTAAGATGAAGAAAAGCTTCGACGATCTCCGGTGTTTCAgtgaaaacgaaataaaagagaaaaaaacgaTCAGGAACTACGAGACATCGTGCAATACGAAGAACAAAACGACGAACGAGACGAAATCGAGTAACAGACAAACAGACGGAATTTCCCACAGACATAGCTCGAAATATAGAAGCGAGGTGGAAAAGAGGAAACTTCTTCGTAGATCTGCGAGTCACGATTATCTCGAATCGAGTGCTTCCAGCCCACGATCGAAAAGATCCAGTAAAAGTAGAGTGGAGAATCACATTAGAAAGTTTGAGAGCCTGAACTCTTTCGACGATCATCGAAGTCTCCAGAGTTACGGAAGACCCGGCAGCTCGGAGAATTTAAGCAAACAGGAACAGTTTTTCGGAGAAGGAAACTCGAGAAGTAGGATGCGCAGGTCAGAGTCGTTCCATCACGTATCTCATATCGCTAGAAAGGATCAGTGCTCGTCACAAGGAGGAAGTGACAGTGGATTGTTCTATGTCACGGACTTCAACCTTGAACCTCTGGTAACGCGGAGACCCAGATCCATCGAGGCTCCAAAATCTCCCAATCTACTAACCAAATCTTTGGATAGGATCGACGAAGGTCTAGACTCGATGATCGATATTGTAATCATGGAGGAGAAAACTCAATGGAGTTCTAGTAAATATCAATCCAAGACGAAAAAGTGCCGAGAAGAAAGGGCACTCGTTAGATCGAAGTCAAGTAGATTAGAAGACTCGAAAAGTTGCTTCGAACTGACATCCAAaggtagaaaagaagaatcaaAGAGTAAACATCTGAAAAgcgatgaattttattctgGGCATATGAGCAATAAGCAATTAAGAAGTGACGAGCTGTACGAGGAACAGAGAAATCGAGAATGGAACGAGCTTAATTCTTCCAGGAAAAACGAATTAGATCTTGACTGTACTCCAATGATATTGATGAAGAATGGCGTGAGACATAATTCATTCTGTCAGAATGAGAATATTGGTAACAGGTTCTTGAATAAATCGATGGATTCCGGGATTTTCGCTGGACGAACTTACGACACATTTGGATTAGGAAAAAATCGGTTTAATGCTGGGAAATATTCGGGAAATCAACAGATGAAAGAAAGTCCAATTGGAAGAAGAAACACTACTTCTTCTGCAGGTGGAAATCGTGGAAAAGTCACTGATGTTGTTTCAGGGCTTTATTAA